Proteins found in one Gammaproteobacteria bacterium genomic segment:
- a CDS encoding MOSC domain-containing protein, with translation MQKVVELKQHFPYPGKVEWIGVRSHREAEIGQISSVKAVTDHGLEGDKAGKRSGGKRQVTLFQAEYINVIRSLMPNSNINLADLRRNIAVSGINLNALKDCTILVGEANLEVTGYCHPCSKLESQLGTGVFNALRGHGGITAKVTKGGLINLGDEIQVLKFG, from the coding sequence ATGCAAAAAGTCGTTGAACTCAAACAACATTTTCCATATCCAGGCAAAGTAGAGTGGATAGGTGTACGTTCTCATAGAGAGGCTGAGATTGGGCAAATCTCTTCCGTTAAGGCAGTCACAGATCATGGTTTAGAGGGCGATAAAGCCGGAAAACGTTCTGGTGGGAAACGTCAAGTTACATTATTTCAAGCCGAATACATAAATGTCATTCGTTCATTGATGCCGAATAGCAACATAAACTTAGCTGATTTGCGGCGAAATATTGCCGTATCAGGAATCAACCTTAACGCGCTAAAAGATTGCACAATATTGGTTGGCGAGGCTAATTTAGAAGTGACTGGATATTGCCACCCTTGCAGTAAATTAGAATCTCAACTTGGCACAGGTGTATTTAATGCGTTACGTGGGCACGGCGGAATTACTGCTAAAGTGACTAAAGGTGGCCTAATTAACCTTGGAGATGAGATTCAGGTATTAAAGTTTGGTTAA
- a CDS encoding DUF423 domain-containing protein encodes MKHNVIISVGSFNAALAITLGAFAAHGLEKHIDERSIQVFNTAADFHFWHALGLILVGLIAKNNPQANYSNIAGLMNLGIILFCGSLYVLSTTGITWLGMITPFGGTSFIIAWCWLAWKSLVNRD; translated from the coding sequence ATGAAACACAATGTAATAATTTCTGTCGGTAGTTTCAATGCCGCGTTAGCCATAACATTAGGGGCATTTGCTGCACATGGTCTTGAAAAACATATAGATGAGCGCAGCATTCAGGTCTTTAATACTGCTGCAGATTTTCATTTCTGGCATGCTTTAGGCCTAATTCTCGTTGGCTTAATCGCTAAAAATAACCCACAAGCTAATTATTCAAATATTGCCGGATTGATGAATCTTGGCATAATATTGTTTTGCGGAAGCTTGTATGTTTTAAGCACTACAGGTATCACTTGGTTAGGTATGATTACTCCATTTGGAGGGACATCTTTTATCATCGCGTGGTGCTGGTTAGCTTGGAAAAGCTTAGTAAATAGAGATTAA
- a CDS encoding YajQ family cyclic di-GMP-binding protein, with product MPTFDIVSEVDTHELSNAIDQANREIGNRFDFKGSNAKITLKENVVSLEAEVEFQIKQIYDVVTQKMAKRGIDLECVTKGKLVEANKRATQDVVINQGINSEIAKKITKLIKESKLKVQSQIQGEKVRVTGKKRDDLQQAMQLLREQSLGVPLQFDNFRD from the coding sequence GTGCCTACATTTGATATTGTCTCTGAAGTTGACACTCACGAATTATCTAATGCTATCGATCAAGCGAATCGGGAGATAGGTAATCGTTTCGACTTTAAAGGTAGCAATGCCAAAATCACACTGAAAGAGAATGTGGTTTCATTAGAGGCTGAAGTGGAGTTTCAGATTAAACAAATCTATGATGTTGTCACGCAAAAAATGGCAAAGCGTGGGATTGATCTAGAATGTGTTACTAAGGGTAAGCTGGTAGAAGCGAATAAACGTGCTACTCAAGACGTGGTGATTAATCAGGGTATTAATTCAGAAATCGCTAAAAAAATTACCAAACTAATAAAAGAAAGTAAGCTGAAAGTTCAATCGCAAATTCAAGGTGAAAAAGTGCGTGTTACAGGGAAAAAGAGGGACGATTTGCAGCAGGCTATGCAACTTTTGCGAGAACAGAGTTTAGGTGTGCCTTTGCAGTTTGATAATTTCAGAGATTAA
- a CDS encoding Bax inhibitor-1/YccA family protein, translated as MNNYNPSVSTTSAVSINKVLRNTYFLLSFTLLFSALTAGISMMLQVSHMVSLVCSFGALGLIWLVLPRTANSAAGIGVVFAITGLLGFGLGPILNYYLSLSNGPELIATSLGGTGIIFLALSGYVLTTKRDFSFMGGFLMVGLIIAVLAMVANIFLQIPALSLALSSAIILIMSGFILFDTSRIINGGETNYINATVSLYLSLYNIFVSLLHILGIFGGDD; from the coding sequence ATGAACAATTACAATCCATCGGTTTCGACGACATCAGCAGTAAGTATCAATAAGGTACTTAGAAATACTTATTTCCTGCTTTCCTTCACACTATTATTTAGCGCCTTGACTGCCGGCATTTCTATGATGCTCCAGGTTAGCCACATGGTGTCATTAGTTTGTTCTTTTGGCGCGCTAGGTTTAATCTGGCTGGTATTACCACGAACAGCTAACTCAGCGGCAGGCATTGGAGTGGTATTTGCCATAACTGGTTTATTAGGATTTGGCCTCGGTCCAATATTAAATTACTACCTTTCTTTATCTAATGGTCCTGAATTAATTGCTACATCACTAGGTGGCACAGGCATTATATTCCTTGCTCTTTCAGGTTACGTGCTTACTACTAAGCGTGACTTTAGCTTCATGGGTGGATTCTTGATGGTCGGACTAATCATTGCTGTACTTGCAATGGTTGCAAACATTTTCTTACAGATTCCCGCTTTATCATTAGCACTATCTTCTGCAATTATACTAATAATGAGTGGATTCATTCTGTTCGATACTAGCCGTATTATTAATGGCGGAGAAACAAATTACATTAATGCAACTGTTTCTTTGTATTTAAGTCTTTACAATATATTTGTTAGCTTATTACACATATTAGGTATCTTTGGCGGTGATGACTAA
- a CDS encoding VOC family protein encodes MDIDHIVLWVDNAERSLEFYMKIIGLEAVRLNEFHSGNAKFPSVRINSRTILDIMERDELLPLVKKFTGSDDAGGVPINHVCLSVSGDEYASICKRLTDSGIQVQSGGENAFGAQGHAVSSSYINDPDRNVIEIRYYKN; translated from the coding sequence ATGGATATTGATCATATTGTGCTGTGGGTAGATAACGCAGAAAGATCGCTTGAATTTTATATGAAGATAATAGGTCTTGAGGCTGTACGATTAAATGAGTTTCATTCAGGGAATGCAAAATTCCCCAGCGTGCGCATCAATAGCCGCACTATATTAGATATCATGGAGCGTGATGAGTTATTACCACTAGTTAAAAAATTTACAGGAAGTGATGATGCAGGTGGCGTACCAATTAATCATGTTTGTCTATCTGTGAGTGGAGACGAATATGCATCAATATGTAAGCGCTTAACGGATAGTGGCATTCAAGTTCAATCTGGAGGAGAGAATGCTTTTGGTGCTCAAGGCCACGCTGTCAGTTCATCTTATATAAATGATCCAGATCGAAATGTTATTGAAATTCGATATTATAAGAATTGA
- a CDS encoding tyrosine-type recombinase/integrase — protein MYLYLCKNRQYEPWNKGKLVGQKPPLKLKEVWNIRIRLQIANQIRELALFNLAIDSKLRACDLVKLRVSDIYHGEKITDRAMIMQQKTMKPVQFELTEQTRHSALSWVKHAKLTHECYVFPSRINKRSHLSTRLYSRLVDQWIHSIGLNPMIYGTHSLRRTKASLIYRRTKNLRAIQLLLGHTKLENTIRYLGIEVDDALEMAEQTEA, from the coding sequence ATGTATCTATATTTATGCAAAAATCGACAATATGAACCTTGGAATAAAGGTAAGTTGGTAGGGCAAAAACCGCCTCTAAAACTTAAGGAAGTATGGAATATTCGTATTCGCTTGCAAATTGCCAATCAAATTCGTGAGTTAGCATTATTTAATTTAGCAATTGATAGCAAATTAAGAGCTTGTGATTTAGTAAAATTACGAGTGAGCGACATATATCATGGAGAAAAGATAACTGATCGAGCAATGATAATGCAACAAAAGACGATGAAGCCAGTCCAATTTGAACTGACAGAGCAAACGAGACACTCCGCTTTAAGTTGGGTAAAACATGCAAAACTAACCCACGAATGCTATGTATTTCCAAGCAGAATAAACAAAAGATCTCACCTATCTACTCGACTATATTCCCGCTTAGTTGATCAATGGATACATAGTATTGGATTAAACCCTATGATTTATGGTACGCACTCTTTGAGAAGAACGAAGGCATCATTAATTTATCGTAGAACAAAAAATTTGCGCGCAATTCAATTACTTCTTGGACATACAAAACTTGAGAATACAATTAGATATTTAGGGATAGAAGTTGATGATGCTCTTGAAATGGCAGAACAAACTGAAGCATAG
- a CDS encoding helix-turn-helix domain-containing protein encodes MGDETINVKQAADLLHVHEETARDLARQGQIPAAKFGRSWVFIKQDLLDAIRSRYTIQDDRCRVFEIGDIRWLENETRSGISTSNSMEDEYANLLKRQ; translated from the coding sequence ATGGGTGATGAAACGATTAATGTTAAGCAGGCTGCTGATCTCTTGCACGTTCATGAGGAAACGGCAAGAGACTTGGCGCGTCAAGGTCAGATACCTGCAGCTAAGTTTGGTCGTTCCTGGGTATTTATCAAGCAAGACCTTCTCGATGCGATTCGGTCTCGCTATACTATCCAAGACGATCGCTGTCGGGTGTTTGAAATAGGAGATATTCGATGGTTAGAAAACGAAACAAGGTCTGGCATATCGACTTCCAATTCAATGGAAGACGAATACGCCAATCTGCTCAAACGACAGTAA
- a CDS encoding tyrosine-type recombinase/integrase produces the protein MVRKRNKVWHIDFQFNGRRIRQSAQTTVKKEAEKLEHKLRTQLYSQAVMGDQPRRSWQEAVIRYSREAQSKRTWKDIQRHLIYFDTKLGQLYLDQINNDVIEAIIDEKLSEGVTGATVNRYTTTLKTVLRKAYLQYEWIQRVPAIRSLPESKGRLRWLTTQEYERLIAVLPEHAALVVRFAVHTGLRSANIFKLSWDQIDLERKVAWIHADQHKNGRARSVPLNSEAMAVLEAINQGPHHIKAVFTYQGHPISTIRTTLKNACESLGLEEVTFHTFRHTYASWLVQQEVPLRTIQELGGWCSVDMVQRYAHLAGDDLQAYQERLVGRHKTVTNPLTGTRNNIH, from the coding sequence ATGGTTAGAAAACGAAACAAGGTCTGGCATATCGACTTCCAATTCAATGGAAGACGAATACGCCAATCTGCTCAAACGACAGTAAAGAAGGAGGCAGAAAAACTCGAGCACAAGTTGCGCACACAATTGTACTCTCAAGCGGTAATGGGTGATCAACCGCGGCGTTCCTGGCAAGAAGCGGTGATTCGTTACAGTCGGGAAGCCCAATCCAAACGTACCTGGAAAGACATTCAGCGTCATTTGATCTATTTTGATACAAAATTAGGTCAGCTGTATCTCGATCAAATCAATAATGATGTGATTGAGGCGATCATTGATGAGAAGCTGAGTGAAGGCGTTACAGGAGCGACGGTCAATCGTTACACGACGACGTTGAAAACAGTGTTGCGTAAGGCTTATCTTCAGTACGAATGGATACAACGCGTGCCTGCGATTCGATCATTACCTGAATCAAAAGGTCGCTTGCGGTGGTTAACAACACAAGAGTATGAACGTTTGATAGCAGTGCTGCCTGAACATGCCGCATTGGTCGTAAGATTTGCGGTGCATACAGGACTGCGATCCGCCAACATCTTTAAACTGTCATGGGATCAAATTGATTTGGAGCGAAAAGTGGCCTGGATCCATGCTGACCAGCATAAAAATGGTCGTGCACGGTCTGTACCATTAAATTCTGAGGCAATGGCTGTCTTGGAGGCCATCAATCAAGGACCCCATCACATAAAAGCGGTGTTTACCTATCAAGGTCATCCCATCAGTACGATAAGGACAACCTTAAAAAATGCCTGTGAGTCACTTGGATTGGAGGAAGTGACATTTCATACATTTCGGCATACGTATGCGAGTTGGTTAGTGCAACAAGAAGTACCTTTGAGGACAATCCAAGAATTGGGTGGATGGTGTAGTGTAGATATGGTACAACGCTATGCGCATCTAGCAGGTGACGACTTGCAGGCCTATCAAGAACGTTTAGTCGGCCGGCACAAAACTGTCACAAACCCATTAACTGGAACTAGAAATAACATTCATTAG
- a CDS encoding YdiU family protein, whose protein sequence is MLFNFDNTYAKQLEGFYSSCQSAVIPSPKLIKLNGDLAAQLNLNLDSSTLIEQLKIFSGNELPQESSPLAQVYAGHQFGGFSPQLGDGRALLLGEVLDKNGKRFDIQLKGSGRTPYSRGGDGKAGVGPVLREYILSEAMHALGIPTTRALAAVATGEMIMRERPIPGAVLTRVASSHIRIGTFQFFASRGEVDKVRQLADYTIARHYPEIMQSDNPYLKLLEKVCDSQALLVCKWMLIGFVHGVMNTDNMTVSGETIDYGPCAFIDSYNPEAVYSSIDKQGRYAFQNQPPIAQWNLARLAETLLPLINSDQEHGIELVTSVLNKFPEKYSEYWLDGMRSKLGLKNPQEGDMEIMNDLLAQLHENEVDYTNFFRELADVLLDNRKAVHKNFTDIMRFEQWLVRWKDRLSDESIIAEESVQLMNQVNPIYIPRNHKVEEAIEAAILNEDYSKFEMLLEVLSQPYFVQSGKNEYSQPAPKEFGIYKTFCGT, encoded by the coding sequence ATGTTATTTAATTTTGATAATACATACGCAAAGCAATTAGAAGGGTTTTATAGTTCGTGCCAAAGTGCAGTTATCCCTTCACCAAAGCTTATTAAGCTAAATGGTGACCTTGCTGCACAGCTCAATTTAAATCTAGATAGTTCAACATTAATAGAACAACTGAAAATATTCTCTGGCAACGAATTGCCTCAAGAGTCTTCGCCTTTAGCTCAAGTATATGCTGGGCATCAGTTTGGAGGATTCTCTCCTCAGCTTGGTGATGGGCGAGCACTATTATTAGGTGAGGTGCTGGATAAGAATGGAAAACGATTTGATATTCAATTAAAAGGTTCTGGTCGCACGCCATACTCACGAGGCGGTGATGGTAAAGCGGGAGTAGGGCCGGTATTACGTGAATATATTTTAAGTGAAGCGATGCATGCGCTAGGTATTCCAACGACACGTGCATTGGCAGCTGTTGCTACAGGTGAAATGATAATGCGTGAAAGGCCGATTCCAGGTGCGGTCTTAACTAGAGTAGCATCAAGTCATATTCGTATTGGTACATTTCAATTTTTTGCTTCGCGTGGAGAAGTAGATAAAGTTCGCCAACTTGCAGATTATACAATTGCGCGTCATTACCCAGAGATAATGCAGTCTGATAATCCATATTTGAAATTATTAGAAAAAGTGTGCGACTCTCAAGCATTGTTAGTATGTAAATGGATGTTAATTGGATTTGTGCATGGCGTGATGAATACAGACAACATGACTGTTTCTGGTGAAACAATTGATTATGGACCATGTGCATTCATAGATAGTTATAATCCTGAAGCAGTATATAGCTCTATTGATAAACAAGGTCGCTATGCATTTCAAAATCAACCGCCGATAGCACAATGGAATCTAGCCCGATTGGCTGAAACTTTATTGCCATTAATAAATTCTGATCAAGAACATGGCATTGAGCTAGTAACAAGTGTTTTAAATAAATTTCCAGAGAAGTATTCTGAATATTGGCTAGATGGTATGCGATCTAAATTAGGTTTAAAGAACCCTCAAGAGGGGGACATGGAAATAATGAATGATTTGCTAGCTCAATTGCATGAAAACGAAGTGGATTATACTAACTTCTTCCGTGAGTTGGCGGATGTGCTTCTAGATAATAGAAAGGCTGTGCATAAAAACTTCACGGACATTATGAGATTTGAACAATGGCTAGTTCGTTGGAAAGATCGATTGTCTGATGAGAGTATTATTGCTGAAGAAAGTGTTCAGTTAATGAATCAAGTGAATCCAATTTATATTCCTCGTAATCATAAAGTTGAAGAAGCTATTGAAGCGGCAATATTAAATGAGGATTATTCAAAATTTGAAATGCTTTTAGAGGTGTTAAGTCAGCCATATTTTGTACAGTCCGGTAAAAATGAATATTCTCAACCTGCACCTAAAGAATTTGGTATCTATAAAACTTTTTGTGGTACTTGA
- a CDS encoding GNAT family N-acetyltransferase, with protein sequence MTKIRTAEINDIPQLCTLLQILFNQELEFAPNEKLQIAGLSEIINNPEVGDIVIATENSIVVGMVNLLYTISTAVGGVVVILEDMVVSPTVQGRGIGSKLIDYSFELAKSKGCRRITLLTDIDNEIAHRFYKKHGFNQSSMAVFRKSLS encoded by the coding sequence GTGACAAAAATTAGAACTGCTGAAATTAATGATATACCTCAGTTATGTACACTTCTTCAAATTCTTTTTAATCAAGAGTTAGAGTTTGCACCAAATGAAAAGTTACAAATAGCAGGTCTGAGTGAGATTATTAATAACCCTGAAGTGGGCGATATTGTTATAGCGACAGAAAATTCTATAGTAGTAGGAATGGTTAATTTGCTTTATACAATATCGACGGCTGTTGGTGGTGTAGTGGTAATTCTTGAAGATATGGTAGTTAGTCCGACTGTGCAAGGTAGAGGTATAGGATCTAAGTTGATTGATTATTCATTTGAATTAGCTAAAAGCAAAGGTTGTCGTAGAATCACATTGCTGACAGATATTGATAACGAAATTGCGCATCGCTTTTATAAAAAGCATGGATTTAATCAATCTTCGATGGCGGTATTTCGAAAATCATTATCATAA
- a CDS encoding gamma-glutamylcyclotransferase family protein produces MNDANNHVFIYGTLKRGYRNHKDYLKFEKYLGEYRTVDCYPLVIANEWYAPVLLQEKGIGHQVVGELYSVDDIKLTELDKLERTHHIRGYKRILIAIQNIINDEYVEAYTYMNERKNLKHVGSEYMPKYTDSRYIPLNER; encoded by the coding sequence ATGAATGATGCTAACAATCATGTTTTTATCTATGGGACGTTAAAGCGGGGATATAGAAATCATAAGGATTATCTAAAATTCGAGAAATATCTCGGTGAATATCGCACTGTAGATTGCTATCCGTTGGTTATTGCTAATGAATGGTATGCACCGGTGCTCCTACAGGAAAAGGGCATAGGTCATCAAGTGGTGGGCGAACTTTACTCTGTCGATGATATAAAACTTACTGAACTAGATAAATTAGAACGCACGCATCACATTAGAGGCTACAAACGTATATTAATCGCTATTCAGAATATTATAAATGACGAATATGTTGAGGCATATACCTATATGAATGAACGAAAAAATCTTAAACATGTTGGTTCGGAGTATATGCCTAAGTACACTGATAGTCGCTATATTCCCCTTAATGAGAGATAG
- a CDS encoding phenylalanine--tRNA ligase beta subunit-related protein has product MNFKVSEEVSALGINVIFLSVTSIDNSFFTQALKNEIDDYYKIFSEKYTLNDFDNNHNIVGYKKLHNKVGVTDKLLTASPESIIKILLKHKSLRSINPIVDTYNYISIKNKISIGAHDLANIIGNVELRLTKGDEHFIPLGKDQSQTINSGEYCYLDENEVICRLDCRQCEKTKTSNKTKSCLFILQGNEAISTNLLHSTAQQLLDVITSNDSKSTQYSITQA; this is encoded by the coding sequence ATGAATTTCAAGGTTTCTGAAGAAGTATCTGCGCTAGGCATTAATGTCATTTTCTTATCCGTCACTTCAATAGATAACTCATTTTTCACTCAAGCATTGAAAAATGAAATCGATGACTATTATAAAATTTTCTCAGAAAAATACACGCTCAATGATTTCGATAATAATCACAATATTGTTGGCTATAAAAAATTACACAACAAGGTTGGTGTGACAGATAAATTACTCACAGCCTCCCCAGAAAGTATCATTAAAATTCTATTGAAACATAAATCATTAAGATCCATTAACCCAATTGTCGATACTTACAATTATATTTCTATTAAGAACAAAATATCCATTGGCGCGCATGACCTAGCGAATATCATTGGCAACGTGGAGCTTAGACTTACAAAAGGAGACGAACATTTTATTCCATTAGGTAAAGATCAGTCGCAAACTATTAATAGCGGAGAGTATTGTTACTTAGACGAAAATGAAGTTATTTGTCGGCTTGATTGTAGACAGTGCGAAAAGACTAAAACATCAAACAAAACTAAGTCATGCTTATTTATACTTCAAGGGAATGAAGCAATCTCTACAAACTTGTTACACTCAACTGCACAGCAATTACTAGATGTAATTACTTCCAATGATTCAAAATCTACACAATATTCTATAACTCAAGCTTAA
- a CDS encoding urease accessory protein UreD, with product MSKLALQFANDIEGKTYLQNQYASYPFHICRTQYYENDPYGMASVYIQSASGGIYENENLSTDVIARAKSNSHVTTQASTIVHSMPNGMAHQNININASDYAYTEYVSDPLILFPDSSLRSNINVHIDRTSTVVVADAFLLHFLNDEEDLFRQYESSLCIYSEDNELLTKDVYLANPGNFAHNHRKHISMGTISVIDRNIIDNSLLTSLQILMQNSNDIYGGATLLPNNCGIIIKYLAPDGVALKKTMIQSWMIIRETLVNIKPKIRRK from the coding sequence ATGAGTAAATTAGCACTACAGTTTGCAAACGATATCGAAGGTAAAACTTATCTTCAGAATCAATATGCTTCATATCCGTTTCATATTTGCAGAACACAATATTATGAAAACGACCCATATGGTATGGCAAGTGTCTATATTCAATCCGCTTCAGGAGGCATCTATGAAAATGAAAACTTGTCTACTGATGTGATTGCAAGAGCAAAGTCAAACAGCCATGTTACAACACAAGCTTCCACTATTGTTCATAGCATGCCAAATGGCATGGCACATCAAAATATAAATATAAATGCATCAGATTATGCTTATACAGAATATGTTTCAGATCCCCTGATTTTATTCCCAGACTCAAGTTTACGCTCCAACATTAATGTACATATAGATAGAACAAGTACAGTCGTAGTTGCGGATGCTTTTCTATTACACTTCCTAAATGATGAAGAAGATTTATTTAGGCAATATGAAAGTAGCTTATGTATTTATTCGGAAGATAACGAGCTTCTGACAAAAGACGTATATTTAGCGAATCCAGGAAATTTTGCCCACAATCATCGTAAGCACATAAGCATGGGAACAATCTCAGTAATAGACCGCAACATTATAGATAATTCATTACTAACATCTCTACAGATATTAATGCAGAATAGTAATGACATCTATGGTGGCGCAACGCTATTACCTAATAACTGTGGAATCATAATCAAGTATCTAGCGCCGGACGGTGTTGCGCTAAAGAAAACTATGATTCAATCATGGATGATAATAAGAGAAACTCTCGTCAATATAAAACCAAAAATAAGACGAAAATAG
- the ureG gene encoding urease accessory protein UreG encodes MNTSTTQNGAARVGIGGPVGSGKTALIEQLIPYFIKRGNKIAIVTNDLVTQEDAIRLQQSGLLAPEFVVAVEAGACPHTVIREDPTLNIQAADNLQHKFNDLDLIIIESGGDNLASTFSLDLVDYWMFVIDTAEGDDIPRKRGPGIIQSDLLVINKIDIAPYVGANIDLMVKEGTEVRNNKPLVLTNCKTGEGIEEVAEHIINNVLFS; translated from the coding sequence ATGAATACATCTACAACACAAAATGGCGCTGCACGTGTAGGAATTGGTGGTCCAGTCGGTTCAGGTAAAACCGCATTGATAGAACAACTAATTCCTTATTTCATTAAAAGGGGCAATAAAATTGCAATTGTCACTAATGATTTAGTCACACAAGAAGATGCTATACGTTTACAACAGTCAGGGTTGCTTGCTCCAGAATTCGTAGTTGCAGTGGAAGCCGGTGCTTGTCCACATACGGTGATTCGTGAAGACCCAACACTCAACATACAAGCCGCCGATAATCTACAACACAAATTCAACGACCTTGATCTTATTATCATTGAAAGTGGAGGAGACAATCTTGCCTCGACCTTTTCATTAGATCTAGTTGATTATTGGATGTTTGTGATAGATACAGCTGAAGGTGACGACATTCCACGTAAACGGGGGCCCGGGATTATTCAATCAGATCTATTGGTAATCAACAAAATTGATATTGCACCTTATGTAGGAGCAAATATTGATTTAATGGTAAAAGAAGGTACAGAAGTAAGAAATAACAAGCCACTCGTACTAACCAATTGCAAAACGGGAGAAGGAATAGAAGAAGTCGCAGAACATATTATTAACAACGTCCTTTTTAGCTAA